Proteins from a single region of Paenibacillus sp. BIHB 4019:
- a CDS encoding cupin domain-containing protein: MVKAADLNEEQHVLDMGWGKISWLYGQEIDPEGQMTFGQVYINAGEENGRHRHPNCEEIIFVLSGECEHSLGDETYHLKPGMALRIPQNVLHHAKVTGWEPCRMIIAYSAVDRQTVGE, translated from the coding sequence ATGGTTAAAGCGGCGGATTTGAATGAGGAGCAGCACGTGCTGGATATGGGCTGGGGCAAAATATCGTGGTTGTACGGCCAAGAAATCGATCCTGAGGGCCAAATGACATTTGGGCAGGTTTACATTAACGCAGGCGAGGAAAACGGACGCCATCGGCATCCGAACTGCGAGGAAATTATTTTTGTGCTGTCGGGCGAATGCGAGCATTCGCTGGGGGATGAAACGTATCATCTGAAGCCAGGCATGGCACTGCGCATTCCGCAAAATGTGCTGCATCATGCCAAGGTAACTGGCTGGGAGCCGTGCCGGATGATCATTGCGTATTCCGCAGTCGATCGGCAAACGGTGGGCGAGTAA
- a CDS encoding aldo/keto reductase family protein, with protein MKYRRIGSSGIKVSEIGLGSWLTYGTATEQQAADACIQQAFESGINFFDTSNAYNRGEGERALGAALRPFERASYVLSTKVFFNMGDGPNDGGLSRKHIMEQCDASLKRLGTDYIDIYFCHRYDQNAPLEETLRALDDLTAQGKILYSAVSEWSAAQIADATGIAKRLNLRPLISNQPIYNMFERYIEQEVIPVSEREGIGQIVFSPLAQGILTGKYRKGQQLPTDSRAANDSINHVLKSYLRDDVLDCVEQLDGLASQLGVSISQLALAWVLRLPGISSALIGASRPQQIVENVKAVELELSADVIQEIEGILEQVKHFAPLR; from the coding sequence ATGAAATACAGACGCATCGGTTCAAGCGGCATTAAAGTAAGCGAAATCGGTCTTGGAAGCTGGCTCACTTATGGAACAGCTACCGAGCAGCAAGCGGCTGACGCTTGCATTCAGCAAGCCTTTGAAAGCGGCATTAATTTCTTCGACACTTCCAATGCCTATAATCGCGGCGAAGGCGAGCGGGCGCTCGGCGCTGCCCTGCGGCCTTTCGAGCGCGCAAGCTACGTGCTTTCCACGAAGGTCTTTTTCAATATGGGTGACGGCCCCAATGATGGCGGCTTATCGCGCAAGCATATTATGGAGCAGTGCGATGCCAGCTTGAAACGTCTGGGCACAGACTATATTGATATTTATTTTTGCCATCGCTATGATCAGAATGCTCCGCTGGAAGAAACGCTGCGGGCGCTGGACGATTTGACCGCGCAGGGCAAAATTTTGTATTCCGCTGTCTCCGAATGGAGCGCCGCTCAAATCGCTGATGCGACTGGCATTGCGAAGCGGCTGAATTTGCGCCCGCTTATTTCCAACCAGCCGATCTACAATATGTTTGAGCGATATATTGAGCAGGAGGTCATCCCTGTCAGCGAGCGGGAAGGCATCGGCCAGATCGTCTTTTCGCCGCTGGCGCAAGGCATCCTGACCGGAAAGTACAGAAAAGGCCAGCAACTGCCTACAGATAGCCGCGCTGCCAATGATTCGATCAACCATGTGCTGAAAAGCTATTTGCGCGACGATGTGCTTGACTGCGTAGAACAGCTTGACGGGCTGGCTAGCCAGCTTGGCGTCTCCATTTCCCAGCTGGCGCTGGCTTGGGTGCTTCGCTTGCCGGGCATCAGCTCCGCGCTGATTGGCGCGAGCCGTCCACAGCAAATCGTCGAAAACGTCAAAGCTGTCGAGCTGGAGCTTTCGGCAGATGTAATTCAGGAAATCGAAGGCATTTTGGAGCAAGTGAAGCATTTCGCGCCGCTTAGGTAA
- a CDS encoding XRE family transcriptional regulator: MSLGKRIRLIRMEQKRTQEEIAKQCGFTKSLLSKIENDLSAPPVATLMKIAGALGVRVSDLIEEQSANATVFNSSRQYSDKDSWLRTDRGYSFYAFASERRDKLVQPYLITARKGEVKPHGFSHEGEEFIYMISGEMTYKVGATEYSLHPGDTLYFNSLEEHLLCPVSDEVTYMAIFTQKSLEQ; the protein is encoded by the coding sequence ATGAGCCTCGGCAAAAGAATCCGGCTGATCCGCATGGAACAGAAGCGGACGCAGGAAGAAATCGCAAAACAGTGCGGCTTTACGAAGAGTCTCCTGTCCAAAATTGAAAACGATCTATCCGCTCCTCCGGTTGCGACACTGATGAAAATTGCCGGAGCTTTAGGCGTCCGCGTGTCCGACCTGATTGAAGAGCAGAGCGCCAATGCGACCGTGTTCAATTCCAGTCGGCAGTACAGCGATAAAGACAGCTGGCTCCGGACAGACAGAGGGTATTCCTTCTACGCGTTTGCCAGCGAGCGCAGAGACAAGCTGGTCCAGCCTTATTTGATTACGGCCCGCAAAGGCGAGGTCAAGCCGCACGGCTTCTCCCATGAGGGCGAGGAATTTATTTATATGATCAGCGGCGAGATGACGTATAAGGTTGGTGCGACTGAATATTCGCTGCATCCGGGGGATACGCTTTATTTCAATTCGCTGGAGGAGCATCTCCTCTGCCCCGTATCGGACGAAGTGACGTACATGGCTATCTTTACGCAAAAATCACTGGAGCAATAA
- a CDS encoding carbohydrate ABC transporter permease, with protein MERIRPCLGGGEILFRIVLVIVCAVIFLTVAYPLYFIIIASVSDSTLVSTGKVLLFPKGTSFFGYGEIFKDERIWTGYRNTLFYTSVGTLVNLLFTLPAAYVLSRKEFKARKYIMFAFVFTMFFNGGLIPTYLLMKDLHLTNTPWVFIVPFSVNVFYLIIARTFFESTLPSELYEAAAMDGCSHFVYFVKVALPLSKALISVIGLYYLVGHWNDFFTALIYIRDNELKPLQIILRDILLSNQVFASGAGTGGDSGGYAQKYADQIKYGVIIVSTLPILVLYPFLQKYFEKGVMIGSIKG; from the coding sequence ATGGAAAGAATACGCCCGTGTCTTGGCGGCGGTGAAATTTTGTTTAGAATCGTGCTAGTCATCGTCTGTGCCGTTATATTCCTGACGGTTGCTTACCCGCTTTATTTTATTATTATTGCGTCGGTAAGCGACTCGACACTCGTCTCAACCGGTAAAGTGCTGCTGTTCCCCAAGGGAACGAGCTTCTTCGGCTACGGGGAGATTTTCAAGGATGAACGCATATGGACCGGCTACCGCAATACGCTGTTTTACACATCCGTGGGCACATTAGTCAATTTGCTGTTCACGCTGCCTGCTGCCTACGTGCTGTCACGCAAGGAGTTTAAGGCGAGAAAATACATTATGTTTGCGTTTGTGTTTACGATGTTTTTCAATGGCGGGCTCATTCCGACTTATTTGCTGATGAAGGATCTGCATCTAACGAATACGCCTTGGGTATTTATCGTACCGTTTAGCGTTAACGTATTTTATTTAATTATCGCCCGTACTTTTTTTGAATCGACGCTTCCTTCGGAGCTTTACGAGGCGGCTGCAATGGATGGCTGCTCGCATTTTGTCTATTTCGTCAAGGTGGCGCTGCCGCTGTCCAAAGCTTTGATCTCCGTCATCGGCCTGTATTATTTGGTCGGGCACTGGAATGATTTTTTCACTGCGCTTATTTACATTCGCGACAACGAGCTGAAGCCGCTGCAAATTATTCTTCGCGACATTTTATTATCGAACCAAGTGTTTGCAAGCGGGGCGGGGACAGGCGGCGACTCTGGCGGCTACGCGCAGAAATATGCAGATCAGATTAAATATGGCGTCATTATCGTGTCTACGCTGCCGATTTTAGTGCTGTATCCGTTTTTGCAGAAATATTTTGAGAAGGGCGTTATGATCGGTTCGATTAAAGGGTAA
- a CDS encoding MFS transporter: protein MKQASLLQDKKQRKLLFSAGLSWMFDAMDVGMLSFIVAALSVEWGLGTEQIGQLTAINSIGMAVGAAAAGALADRYGRRTILLWTLLIFSAASGLSALAGTFTVLCLLRFAGGFGLGGELPVASTLVSESVPVKDRGRAIVLLESFWAGGWIVAALVSYFVIPAYGWRAAFIIGAVPALYALYLRRAIEDSPRYVAQKGNVLPLRQRLAAIWSPKHRRSTIMLWLLWLTVVFSYYGMFLWLPTVMVLKGFGLVKSFQYVLLITLAQLPGYFTAAYFIEKLGRKFVLVTYLLLTAVSAIWFGSATTEGMLLAAGACLSFFNLGAWGAMYAYTPEQYPTAVRATGAGFAASFGRIGGIIGPYMVGMLVAGGTSIQTVFIIFFVAIVCGALAVAFLGKETKGIDPDR, encoded by the coding sequence ATGAAACAGGCATCATTGCTGCAAGACAAAAAACAACGCAAATTGCTGTTCAGCGCTGGGCTCAGTTGGATGTTCGACGCGATGGACGTCGGCATGCTGTCCTTTATCGTGGCTGCGCTAAGCGTAGAATGGGGGCTTGGCACCGAGCAGATCGGACAGCTGACTGCAATTAATTCCATTGGCATGGCGGTGGGCGCGGCAGCGGCGGGTGCGCTGGCGGATCGGTACGGACGCCGGACGATTTTGCTGTGGACGCTGCTGATTTTCTCGGCAGCAAGCGGCTTGTCGGCGCTGGCGGGCACCTTTACCGTGCTGTGCCTCTTGCGTTTCGCCGGCGGCTTTGGACTGGGCGGCGAGTTGCCCGTCGCTTCGACGCTCGTATCCGAGTCGGTTCCCGTGAAGGATAGAGGCAGAGCAATCGTGCTGCTGGAAAGCTTCTGGGCAGGCGGCTGGATTGTCGCTGCGCTCGTCTCGTATTTTGTTATACCGGCCTATGGCTGGCGAGCGGCGTTTATTATTGGAGCGGTTCCGGCGCTGTATGCGCTGTATTTGCGCAGAGCCATAGAGGATTCACCGCGTTATGTGGCGCAAAAGGGGAATGTTTTGCCGCTGCGCCAGCGGCTTGCGGCGATTTGGTCACCGAAGCATCGCCGCTCGACCATTATGCTGTGGCTGCTATGGCTGACGGTCGTCTTCTCGTATTACGGCATGTTTCTGTGGCTGCCGACCGTCATGGTGCTGAAAGGCTTCGGACTGGTCAAAAGCTTTCAATATGTGCTGCTCATTACACTTGCGCAGCTTCCGGGCTATTTTACGGCGGCTTATTTCATCGAGAAGCTGGGACGCAAATTTGTGCTGGTCACCTATTTGCTGCTGACGGCGGTAAGCGCCATCTGGTTCGGCAGCGCGACGACAGAAGGCATGCTGCTTGCTGCCGGAGCTTGCCTGTCCTTCTTCAACCTTGGCGCTTGGGGAGCGATGTACGCTTACACGCCAGAGCAATATCCGACGGCGGTTCGGGCAACGGGAGCAGGCTTTGCCGCTTCGTTTGGCCGGATCGGCGGCATCATCGGCCCCTACATGGTAGGGATGCTCGTGGCAGGCGGCACATCGATTCAAACGGTATTCATCATTTTCTTTGTGGCGATCGTATGCGGTGCACTGGCGGTTGCTTTTCTGGGTAAAGAAACAAAAGGAATCGATCCTGACCGTTAA
- a CDS encoding AraC family transcriptional regulator, producing the protein MDDEVTLSPWIQNVRFLPAIDWNIKFFGAHEQRVDKHWQMPLESHIGFEMIFIQEGAQETVIGESKYQLGAGDFLLIPPGFKHKSRCISEEGMAYFCAHFNVDDPAFRQEMIRNGRLLFPAGSADHERLLPILKQWIAMLRRGGGYTTADRFRLQADLFELFGLLVGTICLPEEEMAAMPPASVQYAKAIAEAIKGNFDPHQLPGEPAAESAFSIEEIMRSLGISPGYGLEVFRKVYGLSPRQFLSELKLQEAKVLIRQPELSLKEIAVRLGYSQLSHFSRQFKRWTGMSPLHYRQQHFQL; encoded by the coding sequence TGAACAGCGTGTAGACAAGCATTGGCAGATGCCGCTGGAATCCCATATCGGCTTTGAAATGATTTTTATTCAGGAGGGCGCGCAGGAAACGGTCATTGGCGAAAGCAAATATCAGCTGGGCGCCGGCGACTTTCTGCTTATCCCGCCCGGCTTTAAGCATAAGAGCCGCTGCATTTCGGAGGAAGGCATGGCTTATTTTTGCGCCCACTTTAATGTGGACGATCCGGCTTTTCGCCAAGAAATGATTCGAAATGGCCGCCTGCTGTTCCCCGCTGGAAGCGCCGATCATGAGCGGCTGCTGCCTATTTTGAAGCAATGGATTGCGATGCTTAGGCGGGGAGGCGGCTATACGACGGCGGATCGCTTTCGGCTGCAGGCGGACTTGTTTGAGCTGTTCGGGCTATTAGTGGGCACGATCTGTTTGCCGGAGGAGGAGATGGCAGCTATGCCGCCAGCGTCAGTGCAATATGCCAAAGCGATTGCCGAGGCGATCAAGGGGAATTTTGACCCGCATCAGCTTCCAGGCGAGCCGGCGGCGGAGAGCGCTTTTTCTATTGAAGAGATTATGCGCTCACTCGGCATCAGCCCAGGCTATGGGCTTGAGGTATTTCGCAAAGTGTATGGCCTGTCGCCACGTCAGTTTTTATCTGAGCTCAAGCTGCAGGAGGCCAAGGTGCTCATTCGCCAGCCGGAGCTGTCGTTGAAGGAAATCGCGGTCCGTCTAGGCTATTCCCAGCTGTCGCATTTCAGCAGGCAATTCAAACGCTGGACCGGGATGAGCCCGCTCCATTACCGCCAGCAGCATTTTCAGCTGTAA
- a CDS encoding ABC transporter permease subunit, with product MRTAAKLGTVKRDYQLWLMILPALATIFIFNYIPMYGVQLAFRDYDFSKGLTGGEWKGLFYFQQFIESYLFSDLMRNTFLISLATIIIGFPAPIILALVLNQIRRKAFKNMMQTTVYLPHFISVIVLVGMLNVLLSPETGIVGHLMKAIGLGHINLLASSNTFIPTYVISDIWQHCGWNSIIYLAALSSVDPQLYDSSKIDGANRWQTIRYIDFPALMPTIVILFILSMGGILSTGFEKIFLMQNALNLPVSEVIATYVYKMGIVSNQFSYASAIGLFNTLINFIFLYTMNAISRRVSDTSLF from the coding sequence ATGCGTACAGCAGCGAAGCTCGGCACCGTCAAGCGTGACTATCAGCTATGGCTGATGATTTTGCCGGCGCTTGCCACTATTTTTATCTTCAACTATATTCCGATGTATGGCGTACAGTTAGCCTTTCGCGATTACGATTTCAGCAAAGGGCTGACTGGCGGAGAGTGGAAGGGATTATTCTACTTTCAGCAGTTTATCGAAAGCTATCTGTTCAGCGATCTGATGCGAAATACGTTTTTGATCAGCCTGGCGACCATTATTATCGGGTTTCCCGCTCCAATTATTCTCGCGCTGGTGCTCAACCAGATCCGCCGGAAAGCGTTCAAAAATATGATGCAGACGACCGTCTATTTGCCGCATTTTATTTCGGTCATCGTGCTGGTAGGCATGTTGAACGTGCTGCTTTCCCCTGAGACCGGCATCGTCGGCCATTTGATGAAAGCGATTGGGCTGGGGCATATCAATTTGCTGGCCTCAAGCAATACCTTTATACCTACCTATGTCATTTCGGATATTTGGCAGCATTGCGGCTGGAACAGCATTATTTATTTGGCAGCGCTCTCAAGTGTCGATCCCCAGCTCTATGATTCGTCCAAAATAGACGGAGCAAACCGCTGGCAGACGATACGTTATATCGATTTCCCGGCGCTGATGCCGACGATCGTCATTTTGTTCATTTTAAGCATGGGAGGCATTTTGAGCACGGGCTTCGAAAAAATATTTTTGATGCAAAATGCATTGAACTTGCCCGTATCCGAAGTGATTGCGACCTATGTCTACAAAATGGGGATCGTGTCCAATCAATTCAGCTATGCATCAGCTATCGGCTTGTTTAATACGCTCATTAATTTTATATTCCTGTATACGATGAACGCCATCTCCAGACGTGTGTCCGACACAAGTCTGTTCTAG
- a CDS encoding Gfo/Idh/MocA family oxidoreductase: protein MKKYKIGFVGAGAVTRLHLRGYANHQDRVEVVAICDPSEAAVQERADEFGIAGRYTDLAEMLAHSGLDAAVVCTPSTIRGSIMRPLLEAGIPVFLEKPFADTFAEAQQIAELAKQLNVPVCINQNFRKHHQFDFIRDLVKSGAIGRLESIQFDSLFYRQDAGWRVHTERHALSVMAIHWFDGMRRIADAKAASIYCSAYSSEAVDCLGETDATVLMTFENGVRAHFTQSFSSPFHKNDLVVLGSEGVLSTTSNTIGLYRREPSGKPNWNPQPVHTWEHALPIEEAIFDGLNQLLVWLETGVEAENSAFDNLHTVSLLDGAYESAKNNQVVAFQEGLLG, encoded by the coding sequence ATGAAAAAATATAAAATTGGATTTGTCGGCGCGGGAGCTGTCACGCGGCTGCATTTGAGAGGTTATGCCAATCATCAGGACCGCGTGGAAGTCGTTGCGATTTGCGACCCAAGCGAAGCAGCCGTTCAGGAGCGGGCGGATGAGTTCGGCATTGCGGGGAGATACACGGACCTTGCGGAAATGCTGGCGCATAGCGGGCTAGATGCCGCAGTAGTTTGTACACCTTCGACGATACGCGGAAGCATTATGCGGCCGCTGCTGGAAGCAGGCATTCCGGTATTTCTGGAAAAGCCTTTCGCCGACACCTTTGCCGAAGCCCAGCAAATAGCGGAGCTTGCAAAGCAGCTGAACGTTCCGGTATGCATTAATCAAAATTTTCGCAAGCATCATCAATTTGATTTTATTCGCGATCTGGTCAAGTCAGGCGCAATTGGCAGGCTGGAGTCGATTCAATTTGATTCCTTGTTTTATCGGCAGGATGCAGGCTGGCGAGTACACACGGAGCGTCATGCCTTGTCCGTCATGGCGATTCATTGGTTTGACGGTATGCGCCGAATCGCGGATGCCAAGGCGGCTTCCATTTATTGCAGCGCCTACTCCTCGGAGGCGGTCGATTGTTTAGGGGAGACGGATGCGACCGTGCTGATGACGTTTGAGAACGGCGTGCGCGCCCATTTTACCCAAAGCTTCTCCAGTCCGTTTCATAAAAATGACCTCGTCGTGCTTGGCAGTGAAGGCGTGCTCAGCACGACATCCAATACGATCGGGTTGTATCGCCGCGAACCGAGCGGGAAGCCGAACTGGAACCCGCAGCCTGTGCATACATGGGAGCATGCGCTGCCGATTGAGGAGGCGATATTTGACGGCCTCAATCAGCTGCTCGTCTGGCTGGAAACAGGAGTAGAAGCCGAAAATAGCGCGTTTGACAATTTGCATACGGTTTCATTGCTGGATGGCGCGTACGAGTCGGCAAAGAATAATCAGGTTGTTGCCTTTCAGGAAGGACTGTTAGGGTAG
- a CDS encoding extracellular solute-binding protein: MKKQIITMLSLLVAGTTLLAACSGSNEGSASDPGGSAGQSGSKVKLTGVIVKHPLTKPLAEMEWLQQIEEAAGVDIQWQEITADWGQKKGTMLASGDVPDLFVGPNVITDADFAQFKGLFQDMSELIEGAPNVQKMFEEKPETKQISTQRDGQIYGLAKYQRFWPDTVNRQYINQTWLDNLGLEMPTTWDELYDVLVAFKEKDANGNGDPNDEIPMDWSGGIGGFFNPAVLLGGMGIKLSSDVSGQGYFVEDGKVKNFLTDARYKELVMFLNKLYKAGLINPEVFTHDYTKLQAVARGEGDIAKVGFTWGWVASDRFGEQLAPQYASMSPLKSSSSYSGPVSWSYDSYTLNYGANNIVMSAKTKNKEAAMRFINELYKPEIGIQVLFGSIGPNIEDKGNGSYAVLPPKDAKMDPGTWKWTSTWADNGAFYISDSIDLTLGKDMQEVLTQSEPLKEALAQVDSQIDIYPGTFVKYTNEDNNAMSLNNTNIMNLANTTFAKWVTKGGIEAEWDAYVKESQKAGLDKNVEIMQKYYDEFVSKL; this comes from the coding sequence ATGAAGAAGCAGATCATTACGATGTTGTCATTGTTGGTGGCCGGGACGACGCTCTTGGCGGCATGTTCCGGCTCTAATGAAGGCAGCGCAAGCGACCCGGGCGGAAGTGCCGGGCAAAGCGGCTCGAAGGTTAAGCTGACTGGCGTTATCGTCAAGCATCCATTAACGAAGCCGCTTGCCGAGATGGAATGGCTTCAGCAGATTGAGGAAGCGGCTGGCGTAGACATCCAGTGGCAAGAAATAACTGCGGATTGGGGGCAAAAGAAAGGAACGATGCTCGCCAGCGGTGATGTTCCAGATTTATTCGTTGGCCCGAATGTGATTACAGATGCTGATTTTGCCCAATTCAAAGGATTGTTTCAGGACATGAGCGAGTTAATTGAAGGCGCTCCCAATGTTCAGAAAATGTTCGAAGAGAAACCGGAAACCAAACAAATTTCCACACAGCGCGATGGTCAAATTTATGGACTTGCGAAGTATCAGCGATTTTGGCCGGATACGGTTAACAGACAATATATTAATCAGACTTGGCTGGACAATCTTGGCCTAGAGATGCCTACAACATGGGATGAGCTGTATGATGTGCTGGTAGCTTTCAAGGAGAAGGATGCGAACGGCAACGGAGATCCTAATGATGAAATTCCGATGGACTGGTCGGGCGGAATCGGCGGCTTCTTTAATCCAGCTGTGCTTCTAGGCGGCATGGGCATTAAGCTGTCCTCCGATGTAAGCGGGCAAGGCTACTTTGTTGAGGACGGCAAGGTGAAAAATTTCCTGACTGATGCTCGCTACAAGGAGCTCGTTATGTTCCTGAACAAGCTATACAAGGCAGGGCTCATTAACCCTGAGGTGTTCACTCACGATTATACGAAGCTGCAGGCTGTTGCCCGCGGGGAAGGGGATATAGCCAAAGTTGGCTTTACGTGGGGCTGGGTAGCATCGGACCGGTTCGGAGAGCAGCTTGCTCCGCAGTATGCGTCGATGTCGCCGCTTAAATCCTCTTCCAGCTATTCGGGCCCAGTATCCTGGAGCTATGACAGCTATACGCTGAATTATGGCGCCAATAATATTGTGATGTCCGCCAAAACGAAAAACAAGGAAGCAGCTATGCGCTTCATTAATGAGCTGTATAAGCCGGAAATTGGCATTCAAGTGCTGTTCGGCTCGATTGGCCCTAACATTGAGGACAAGGGCAATGGCTCCTATGCGGTGCTTCCACCAAAGGATGCGAAGATGGACCCTGGCACTTGGAAATGGACGTCCACTTGGGCAGATAATGGCGCTTTCTATATTTCGGATTCGATCGACTTGACGCTCGGCAAGGATATGCAGGAGGTGCTGACCCAGTCGGAGCCGCTTAAAGAGGCACTTGCGCAAGTAGATTCCCAGATCGATATTTATCCGGGCACCTTTGTTAAATATACGAATGAAGACAACAATGCGATGAGCTTAAACAATACGAACATTATGAATCTGGCCAATACCACGTTCGCCAAATGGGTTACGAAAGGCGGAATCGAGGCGGAATGGGATGCTTATGTGAAGGAAAGCCAGAAAGCCGGCCTGGATAAAAATGTTGAAATTATGCAGAAGTACTACGATGAATTTGTAAGCAAGCTGTAG
- a CDS encoding DNA polymerase IV, with protein sequence MRETAERVILLADCQSFYASIEKASHPECKNKPVVVAGSVERRSGIILAACPIAKQYGITTAERLGIALNKCPELVVLRPRMQHYIDASLMITGIYEEFTNLVEIFSIDEQFLDITASIPLFGDPVTIAKALQQKVLLQTGVWIRVGISSNKMLAKMATDIWAKKNEDGIFTLPKTDLEALLWPQPVHKMFGVGSRMTTHFTRLGMHTIGDIAKTPLPRLKDQFRFRFGKQSDIHAEVLWRTANGIDDSPVTPGTFNTPPKSVGHMMTLPRDYMEPWEVDTVLLELTEEVCRDCRRKKYMGHVVTVNCMCSPYEAPTGFSRQMKLLDPTNHTKTVFEAVKQLFYKFWDGMPVRRVGVTISQLMDDQNYQLTLFEDQIKLRALEKVTDGIKNRYGSTAIVRASSLTAAGQAADRSIKIGGHYK encoded by the coding sequence ATGAGGGAAACAGCTGAAAGAGTTATATTGCTCGCAGATTGTCAAAGTTTTTACGCAAGTATTGAAAAAGCCAGTCATCCGGAGTGTAAAAATAAACCCGTTGTTGTAGCCGGCTCTGTTGAGCGCCGCTCAGGCATTATTTTAGCGGCTTGCCCCATTGCCAAGCAATACGGCATCACGACAGCCGAGCGGCTCGGAATCGCGTTAAATAAATGCCCGGAGCTCGTCGTCCTGCGTCCCCGCATGCAGCATTATATCGATGCCTCCCTGATGATTACGGGCATTTATGAGGAATTTACGAATCTGGTTGAAATCTTTAGCATTGATGAGCAGTTTCTGGACATTACGGCAAGCATTCCTCTTTTCGGAGACCCTGTTACGATAGCTAAAGCCCTTCAACAGAAGGTTCTCCTGCAAACAGGCGTATGGATTAGGGTAGGCATAAGCTCCAATAAAATGCTCGCTAAAATGGCGACCGACATCTGGGCAAAAAAGAACGAGGACGGCATCTTTACGCTGCCTAAGACAGATCTCGAAGCTTTGCTGTGGCCGCAGCCGGTCCATAAAATGTTTGGAGTCGGCTCACGCATGACCACCCATTTCACCCGTCTTGGCATGCATACGATAGGCGATATTGCCAAAACGCCTCTGCCGCGCCTTAAGGACCAGTTTCGCTTTCGCTTTGGCAAGCAATCCGATATTCATGCCGAGGTGCTGTGGCGAACGGCCAACGGCATCGATGATAGCCCGGTAACGCCTGGAACATTCAACACCCCGCCAAAATCGGTTGGCCATATGATGACTTTGCCAAGAGATTATATGGAGCCATGGGAGGTGGATACCGTTTTATTAGAGCTGACCGAGGAAGTTTGCCGTGATTGCCGCCGCAAAAAATATATGGGCCATGTCGTTACGGTCAACTGCATGTGCAGCCCCTACGAAGCGCCCACTGGATTTTCGCGCCAAATGAAGCTGCTGGACCCCACTAACCACACCAAAACGGTTTTTGAAGCGGTGAAGCAGCTGTTTTATAAATTTTGGGATGGCATGCCTGTGCGCCGGGTCGGTGTGACCATCAGCCAGCTCATGGACGATCAAAACTATCAGCTCACCCTCTTTGAGGATCAGATTAAGCTTAGAGCGCTGGAGAAAGTGACAGACGGCATCAAAAATCGATACGGAAGCACCGCAATTGTAAGAGCTTCATCCCTTACTGCCGCAGGGCAAGCAGCGGATAGGTCCATAAAAATCGGGGGGCACTACAAATGA
- a CDS encoding TIM barrel protein: MGIRYAFSRPTAGAEEETALIHGYQAAGYEGLQLKWNQYMPDVQEPGRFMERWGQPPGLASALITGGTLLSDDSKDELRRIFRFGKQVGTELIVYCHSVPRTGLEKEAIAGFARLFAELGKEAQDSGLKLSLHHHYDQPVMHRADFDIFFSGLRPEDGVGLTVDTAHLVKSGISDVAEVIRSFAPFINNFHMKDFAAGEYRILGEGSIDFQPIMAEVKRIGYAGWMSADEESGGDIVTGMQQCLPFMKSGIGRVAG; the protein is encoded by the coding sequence GTGGGAATCCGGTATGCTTTTTCCCGGCCGACGGCAGGGGCAGAGGAAGAGACGGCATTAATTCATGGCTATCAAGCGGCGGGCTACGAGGGTTTGCAGCTCAAATGGAATCAATATATGCCGGACGTGCAGGAGCCTGGGCGGTTTATGGAACGCTGGGGACAGCCGCCGGGCCTCGCATCCGCGCTTATTACGGGAGGTACGCTGCTTAGCGACGACAGCAAGGATGAGCTGCGCCGTATTTTCCGCTTTGGGAAGCAGGTGGGCACGGAGCTAATTGTCTACTGCCACAGCGTCCCAAGGACGGGGCTGGAAAAGGAAGCTATCGCTGGCTTTGCGCGTCTGTTCGCGGAGCTGGGCAAGGAGGCGCAAGACAGCGGACTCAAGCTGTCGCTGCATCATCATTATGATCAGCCGGTGATGCACCGGGCGGATTTTGATATATTTTTCAGCGGGCTGCGGCCGGAGGACGGGGTTGGACTGACGGTTGATACGGCGCATCTGGTGAAGTCAGGCATTTCCGATGTGGCGGAGGTCATTCGCAGCTTTGCGCCATTTATTAATAATTTTCATATGAAGGATTTTGCGGCTGGCGAATATCGGATATTAGGAGAGGGCTCGATTGACTTTCAGCCGATTATGGCGGAAGTGAAGCGCATAGGCTATGCGGGCTGGATGTCGGCGGATGAGGAAAGCGGCGGTGACATAGTGACGGGCATGCAGCAATGCTTGCCGTTCATGAAATCAGGTATTGGGAGAGTGGCGGGATGA